In the genome of Streptomyces globosus, one region contains:
- a CDS encoding antibiotic biosynthesis monooxygenase encodes MALTDTSERTVPADNGEVSLLIARQVEPGYEEAFETWARAILETAAAFPGHLGYGLFRPSRDGAPWFLVHRFRDQEAFRRWQDSPERAAFFANCEGHRHTETARRELHGMETWFAEPGTTRPAPPRWKMAVSSGLAIFPISLAGNVLLGPYLVDLHLVLRTAAFAAVFSTLMTYVAMPAVSRLLRPWLTRA; translated from the coding sequence ATGGCCCTCACCGACACGTCCGAGCGCACCGTCCCCGCCGACAACGGGGAGGTGAGCCTCCTCATAGCCCGCCAGGTCGAACCGGGCTACGAGGAGGCCTTCGAGACGTGGGCGCGCGCGATCCTGGAAACCGCCGCGGCCTTCCCGGGGCACCTCGGGTACGGGCTGTTCCGCCCGTCGCGGGACGGCGCGCCCTGGTTCCTCGTGCACCGCTTCCGCGACCAGGAGGCATTCCGGCGCTGGCAGGACTCGCCGGAGCGGGCCGCGTTCTTCGCGAACTGCGAGGGGCACCGCCACACCGAGACGGCCCGGCGCGAACTGCACGGCATGGAAACCTGGTTCGCCGAACCGGGCACGACCCGACCCGCTCCGCCTCGGTGGAAGATGGCGGTCAGCTCGGGGCTGGCCATCTTCCCCATCTCGCTCGCCGGCAACGTGCTGCTCGGGCCGTACCTGGTGGACCTGCACCTCGTACTGCGGACGGCCGCCTTCGCGGCCGTCTTCAGCACTCTCATGACCTACGTGGCCATGCCCGCCGTCAGCCGCCTGCTCCGGCCGTGGCTGACGCGGGCCTGA
- a CDS encoding long-chain fatty acid--CoA ligase has protein sequence MLSTMQDVPLLISRILRHGMTIHGKSQVTTWTGEAEPHRRSFAEIGARAGRLAHALRDELGVRQDDRVATLMWNNSEHVEAYFAIPSMGAVLHTLNLRLPAEQLVFIVNHAADRVVLVNGTLLPLLAPLLPHLPTVEHVVVSGIGDRSALDGLDVSVHEYEELLEGRSADYDWPELDERQAAAMCYTSGTTGDPKGVVYSHRSVYLHSMQVNMTESMGLTDKDTSLVVVPQFHVNAWGLPHATFMTGINMLMPDRFLQPAPLAEMIERERPTHAAAVPTIWQGLLAEVAANPRDLSSMRQVTIGGAACPPSLMEAYDKLGVRLCHAWGMTETSPLGTMAHPPSGLSAEEEWPYRITQGRFPAGVEGRLVGPGGDVLPWDGTSAGELEVRGSWIAGAYYGGVSGEPIRPEDKFSSDGWLKTGDVGVISPDGFLTLTDRAKDVIKSGGEWISSVELENALMAHPEVAEAAVVAVPDDKWGERPLATVVLKEGATADYAALREFLAGSVAKWQLPERWASVPAVPKTSVGKFDKKVIRRQYADGELDVTTLG, from the coding sequence TTGCTGAGCACGATGCAGGATGTACCGCTTCTCATCAGCCGGATACTCCGCCACGGGATGACCATCCACGGGAAGTCCCAGGTGACGACCTGGACCGGGGAGGCGGAGCCGCACCGCCGCAGCTTCGCCGAGATCGGTGCCCGCGCCGGCCGCCTCGCCCACGCTCTGAGGGACGAGCTCGGCGTCCGGCAGGACGACCGCGTGGCGACGCTGATGTGGAACAACTCGGAGCACGTCGAGGCATACTTCGCGATCCCGTCCATGGGCGCGGTCCTGCACACGCTCAACCTGCGGCTTCCCGCCGAGCAGCTCGTCTTCATCGTCAACCACGCCGCCGACCGGGTCGTGCTGGTGAACGGGACGCTGCTGCCGCTGCTCGCCCCGCTGCTGCCCCACCTGCCGACCGTCGAGCATGTCGTCGTCTCCGGCATCGGCGACCGGTCCGCGCTCGACGGGCTCGACGTGAGCGTCCACGAGTACGAGGAGCTCCTCGAAGGCCGCTCCGCCGACTACGACTGGCCCGAGTTGGACGAGCGCCAGGCCGCTGCCATGTGCTACACCTCCGGCACCACCGGGGACCCGAAGGGCGTCGTCTACTCGCACCGCTCCGTCTACCTGCACTCCATGCAGGTGAACATGACCGAGTCGATGGGGCTGACGGACAAGGACACGAGCCTTGTCGTCGTTCCCCAGTTCCACGTCAACGCGTGGGGACTGCCGCATGCGACCTTCATGACCGGCATCAACATGCTGATGCCGGACCGCTTCCTCCAGCCCGCCCCGCTCGCCGAGATGATCGAGCGGGAGCGGCCCACGCATGCGGCGGCCGTCCCCACCATCTGGCAGGGCCTTCTCGCGGAGGTGGCGGCGAACCCGCGGGACCTGTCCTCGATGCGCCAGGTCACGATTGGCGGCGCCGCCTGCCCGCCGTCCCTGATGGAGGCCTACGACAAGCTGGGCGTGCGCCTCTGCCACGCCTGGGGCATGACCGAGACCTCCCCGCTGGGGACCATGGCGCATCCGCCGTCCGGGCTGAGCGCCGAGGAGGAGTGGCCGTACCGGATCACGCAGGGGCGCTTCCCGGCGGGCGTCGAGGGCCGCCTGGTCGGTCCGGGCGGGGACGTCCTGCCGTGGGACGGGACGTCGGCGGGCGAGCTGGAGGTGCGCGGCTCCTGGATCGCGGGCGCCTACTACGGCGGTGTGTCCGGTGAACCGATCCGGCCCGAGGACAAGTTCAGCTCCGACGGCTGGCTGAAGACCGGCGACGTCGGCGTGATCAGCCCGGACGGCTTCCTCACGCTGACCGACCGGGCCAAGGACGTCATCAAGTCCGGCGGCGAATGGATCTCCAGCGTGGAGCTGGAAAACGCGCTGATGGCGCACCCGGAGGTCGCCGAGGCAGCGGTCGTCGCCGTCCCCGACGACAAGTGGGGTGAGCGGCCGCTGGCCACGGTGGTCCTCAAGGAGGGCGCCACCGCCGACTACGCGGCGCTGCGGGAGTTCCTCGCCGGTTCCGTCGCGAAATGGCAGCTGCCCGAGCGCTGGGCGTCCGTCCCGGCCGTCCCGAAGACCAGCGTCGGCAAGTTCGACAAGAAGGTGATCCGCAGGCAGTACGCGGACGGCGAACTCGACGTCACCACCCTGGGCTGA
- a CDS encoding PAS domain-containing protein — MSSRPSRGAARLAAILDALPDALLLVNANGTVVNANSIALEVMESPGTGLVGRGVLDLFPDFDSKLIPGSMRRPGDGEGGRAKPRRMVARRTDGSEFPVEVTHAHLDGRDAYREPQPAYTGDELLMLVVRDLSETVDTEAELARSQRQTEMILRAAAEGVVGTDTEGRVVLVNPAAAQILGYRATDLGNRELHALIQHSRADGSPFPFEESPLADTLRSGRKHRVRGQVLWNKAGQPVSVDLTTSPVRDGDMLVGAVMTFTDRRPFDALAARHAQLVAVLGDSLRGPLEELRGELATLAADDGGQLWPEANQLLHHLAAGYSRMTALVDNVLGFQRLDAGSEKLKKKNVLMNGVVAAGVDAAVELIGPGRVQFAVHAPTIEAEVDADRVATALAHLVADVAGVDATGKTPQGSGYGDATIVVAAAQRGEVVRIEVRGPYEGGSPVHEPIVRGIVTAHGGVLQTVEVPGAPGGAYVLELPLGSGAGTVTLPEPDPEPDPEPGPEPEPQAGRGTGRRGRRGVDAFLEDRDEPAAGGALALPSGRRRGGEAPAADAAPAGPAALAQSPVNPAGLGTGRRRGRDGDNGPEGGARPVPPQGGAMPALPPVPAVPPVPVTEHPAGRRRALGSAAVARPDGPVPATGPVPATGPVPATGLGPALPGGPGSAPAAPARPVAPEGGFALPPGPTPSPAPSGAPGFPPPPEGAATARANGDAAQAPKPAAGPVPGSVPAGVPGPVPAPADGDTPAGRRARRALGTPGAPSGAPAEQPAAGAEAAVPPTGRRRLAEPPAPSTWPVPGAPTATDGDDASGRPAVPGARQPQDASAEPGRPISVRALGTIGQGIAVDPAAAAGTAPDAAGGSGRRRRLAEPAPQGRAFAIGAPEAGAAEGPEPLDGPGGAVEVVNRPVPPPVDDELPPEPLDNPRRLLVWPAPDPQTQQALSDRGYRPVVVHSREEVDAQIAAFPAALFVDPLTGPITRTALQSLRSAAVAAEVPVLVTAGLGHASRDAAYGADPAVLLKALAPRDSEQHPSRVLLIEERDEIAAALTAALERRGLQVARAGADTDAAGTAARTRPNLVVMDLMQVRRRRAGIVDWLRANGMLSRTPMVVYTAAGIEPEALPRLASGESVLFLAERATSADVQGRIVDLLAKIGTN; from the coding sequence GTGAGCAGCAGGCCATCCCGGGGCGCTGCTCGCCTCGCAGCAATACTCGACGCGCTTCCGGACGCGCTGCTGCTGGTCAACGCCAACGGCACGGTCGTCAACGCGAATTCGATCGCCCTCGAGGTCATGGAGAGCCCCGGCACCGGCCTGGTGGGCCGCGGCGTGCTCGACCTCTTCCCCGACTTCGACTCCAAGCTGATCCCCGGCTCGATGCGCCGGCCCGGTGACGGAGAGGGCGGCCGCGCCAAGCCCAGGCGGATGGTCGCCCGCCGCACCGACGGCAGCGAGTTCCCCGTCGAGGTCACCCACGCCCACCTCGACGGCCGCGACGCCTACCGCGAGCCGCAGCCCGCGTACACCGGTGACGAGCTGCTGATGCTCGTCGTCCGGGATCTGTCCGAGACCGTGGACACCGAGGCCGAGCTCGCGCGGTCGCAGCGGCAGACCGAGATGATCCTGCGCGCCGCGGCCGAGGGCGTCGTCGGCACCGACACGGAGGGGCGGGTCGTCCTGGTCAACCCGGCGGCCGCCCAGATCCTGGGCTACCGGGCCACCGACCTCGGCAACCGGGAGCTGCACGCCCTGATCCAGCACTCCCGCGCCGACGGCTCCCCGTTCCCCTTCGAGGAGTCGCCGCTCGCCGACACGCTGCGCAGCGGCCGCAAGCACCGCGTCCGCGGGCAGGTGCTGTGGAACAAGGCCGGGCAGCCGGTCTCCGTCGACCTCACCACCTCCCCCGTGCGCGACGGCGACATGCTCGTCGGCGCGGTCATGACCTTCACCGACCGCCGGCCCTTCGACGCCCTGGCCGCGCGCCACGCCCAGCTCGTCGCCGTCCTCGGCGACTCCCTGCGCGGGCCGTTGGAGGAGCTGCGCGGCGAGCTGGCCACGCTGGCCGCCGACGACGGGGGCCAGCTGTGGCCCGAGGCGAACCAGCTGCTGCACCACCTGGCCGCCGGGTACTCCCGGATGACCGCTCTGGTGGACAACGTGCTCGGCTTCCAGCGCCTCGACGCGGGCAGCGAGAAGCTGAAGAAGAAGAACGTCCTCATGAACGGCGTCGTCGCGGCCGGCGTCGACGCGGCCGTCGAGCTGATCGGCCCGGGCCGGGTCCAGTTCGCCGTCCACGCGCCGACCATCGAGGCCGAGGTGGACGCGGACCGCGTCGCGACCGCGCTCGCCCACCTCGTGGCGGACGTCGCCGGGGTGGACGCCACCGGGAAGACCCCCCAGGGCAGCGGCTACGGCGACGCCACCATCGTGGTCGCCGCAGCGCAGCGGGGCGAGGTCGTCCGCATCGAGGTGCGCGGACCGTACGAGGGCGGCAGCCCCGTCCACGAGCCGATCGTGCGGGGCATCGTGACCGCGCACGGGGGCGTGCTTCAGACCGTCGAGGTCCCCGGGGCGCCGGGCGGCGCGTACGTACTGGAACTGCCGCTCGGGTCGGGTGCCGGGACGGTGACCCTGCCGGAGCCCGATCCGGAGCCCGATCCGGAACCCGGGCCCGAGCCGGAGCCGCAGGCCGGGCGGGGGACCGGGCGCCGCGGCCGCCGCGGGGTGGACGCCTTCCTGGAGGACCGGGACGAGCCCGCCGCGGGCGGGGCGCTCGCCCTGCCGTCCGGACGCCGCCGGGGCGGCGAGGCCCCGGCCGCGGACGCCGCCCCGGCCGGCCCTGCCGCTCTCGCGCAGTCCCCGGTGAACCCGGCCGGCCTGGGCACCGGCCGCCGCCGCGGCCGCGACGGCGACAACGGGCCCGAGGGCGGCGCCCGGCCCGTGCCCCCGCAGGGCGGCGCCATGCCCGCGCTGCCACCCGTGCCTGCCGTGCCGCCGGTTCCGGTGACCGAGCACCCGGCGGGCCGCCGCCGCGCCCTGGGCTCCGCGGCCGTCGCACGTCCCGACGGCCCCGTCCCGGCGACCGGCCCCGTCCCCGCGACCGGCCCCGTCCCCGCGACCGGCCTCGGGCCGGCCCTTCCGGGCGGGCCCGGCAGCGCACCGGCCGCCCCCGCCCGCCCTGTCGCACCCGAAGGCGGCTTCGCGCTGCCGCCCGGCCCGACGCCGTCGCCGGCACCGTCCGGCGCCCCCGGATTCCCGCCGCCGCCCGAGGGGGCGGCGACCGCCCGCGCGAACGGCGATGCCGCGCAGGCTCCGAAGCCCGCCGCCGGGCCCGTTCCCGGCTCCGTCCCGGCCGGCGTGCCCGGGCCCGTACCGGCGCCTGCCGACGGCGACACTCCGGCCGGGCGGCGTGCCCGCCGTGCGCTCGGCACGCCCGGGGCCCCCTCCGGTGCCCCCGCCGAGCAGCCCGCCGCCGGTGCGGAGGCGGCCGTGCCGCCGACCGGGCGGCGGCGCCTCGCCGAGCCCCCTGCCCCGTCTACGTGGCCGGTGCCCGGTGCGCCGACCGCGACCGACGGCGACGACGCCTCCGGCCGGCCCGCCGTGCCCGGGGCGCGGCAGCCGCAGGACGCCTCCGCCGAGCCGGGCCGGCCCATCAGCGTGCGCGCCCTCGGCACCATCGGCCAGGGCATCGCCGTGGACCCCGCCGCCGCTGCCGGTACGGCGCCCGACGCTGCGGGCGGCTCCGGCCGCCGGCGCCGCCTCGCCGAGCCCGCCCCGCAGGGCCGCGCCTTCGCGATAGGGGCGCCCGAGGCGGGCGCCGCCGAGGGCCCCGAGCCGCTGGACGGTCCCGGCGGCGCCGTCGAGGTCGTCAACCGGCCCGTGCCGCCGCCCGTCGACGACGAGCTGCCGCCCGAGCCGCTGGACAACCCTCGCCGGCTGCTGGTCTGGCCCGCGCCCGACCCGCAGACGCAGCAGGCGCTCAGCGACCGCGGCTACCGCCCCGTCGTCGTCCACTCCCGTGAGGAAGTCGACGCGCAGATAGCGGCGTTCCCGGCCGCTCTGTTCGTGGACCCGCTGACCGGGCCGATCACCCGGACCGCCCTCCAGTCGCTGCGCTCCGCCGCGGTGGCCGCCGAGGTGCCCGTCCTGGTGACGGCCGGACTCGGCCACGCCTCGCGCGACGCAGCGTACGGGGCGGACCCGGCCGTGCTGCTGAAGGCACTCGCGCCGCGGGACAGCGAACAGCACCCCTCGCGGGTCCTGCTGATCGAGGAGCGCGACGAGATCGCCGCCGCACTGACGGCCGCGCTGGAACGGCGCGGGCTGCAGGTGGCACGGGCGGGCGCCGACACGGACGCCGCGGGGACGGCCGCCCGTACCCGGCCCAACCTGGTGGTCATGGACCTCATGCAGGTCCGGCGCCGGCGGGCCGGCATCGTGGACTGGCTGCGCGCGAACGGCATGCTCAGCCGGACCCCGATGGTCGTCTACACGGCTGCCGGCATCGAACCGGAGGCGCTGCCGCGGCTGGCGTCCGGGGAGAGCGTGCTCTTCCTCGCCGAGCGGGCCACCTCGGCGGACGTCCAGGGCCGCATCGTGGACCTGCTCGCCAAGATCGGCACGAACTAG